Proteins encoded within one genomic window of Gemmatimonadales bacterium:
- a CDS encoding tetratricopeptide repeat protein, with amino-acid sequence MGRLHNSRAGEADPGLLEGFEPSSLEGDLPVAGADGIAAFRPFGRDMPEQRLPTISDPDAPLPDRTVERARDLNRRGRRLDAIASLDQFLAAHPNAVEPRLVLAELLADAGEVDSALEQLGHLLELTRNAAPILVRRGALYAQSGRPQAAEADFREAIRKDASYWPAYRYLGAIRLRLGGVVEAVAVLREARSLAPQDPECALYLAEALLTSGSLAEAETLLHWAVEVLPGDPRGYTLLGRLHDRLGQQEIAMTMHRKAREVAGL; translated from the coding sequence ATGGGACGGCTCCACAATTCCCGCGCCGGCGAGGCGGACCCCGGTCTCCTCGAGGGCTTCGAGCCGTCGAGTCTGGAGGGCGATCTCCCGGTCGCCGGGGCCGATGGCATCGCAGCCTTCCGCCCCTTCGGGCGGGACATGCCTGAGCAGCGACTCCCGACGATCAGCGACCCGGACGCGCCGCTCCCGGACCGGACGGTCGAGCGCGCTCGCGACCTCAACCGCCGGGGTCGGCGTCTCGATGCGATCGCCTCACTCGACCAGTTCCTGGCTGCCCATCCGAACGCCGTCGAACCCCGCCTGGTCCTGGCCGAACTCCTGGCAGACGCCGGTGAAGTCGACTCGGCGCTGGAGCAGCTTGGCCACCTGCTCGAACTGACCCGTAACGCGGCGCCAATCCTGGTCCGGCGTGGCGCACTCTATGCACAATCAGGACGACCGCAGGCTGCGGAAGCCGACTTCCGAGAAGCGATTCGGAAGGACGCAAGCTATTGGCCTGCTTATCGTTACCTTGGCGCCATCCGGCTGCGGCTCGGTGGAGTGGTCGAGGCGGTTGCGGTGCTTCGGGAAGCCCGTTCTCTGGCACCTCAAGACCCGGAGTGCGCTTTATACCTCGCGGAAGCACTCCTGACCAGCGGCAGTCTTGCCGAGGCTGAGACCCTGCTGCACTGGGCGGTCGAGGTTCTGCCAGGCGACCCGCGAGGATATACGCTGCTCGGCCGACTCCACGATCGGCTCGGCCAGCAGGAGATTGCGATGACGATGCACCGCAAAGCGCGCGAAGTGGCAGGACTGTGA
- a CDS encoding transglutaminase domain-containing protein has translation MKLGAFTRRTAAQVMLLAWAAALAWLARREFGKTEAETIAEATVRLNPDAFFYTVKAGDVQVGYASITIDTAVTGFRISQVMALDVPAEGDSIRRMTRRTDILLSRSLRLISFVRTVTGGGQFDELRGTIEGDSLLRLAQRDGRDGPSSEWALRVSGDVALPETLPYRLAFARRLRVGQSGTTNLLDLTTGTVSRLDIAATAESLFVFADSAVESRSTRLWQPARLDTVAAWRLEHTGSGTPEVLWVDANGNLVASQAPLGVHLTRSAFELVNINYRAELARNLADRARVAAMRSLLEAGLRLPRSDSAEYRVRTVGTAGAPQTTWLTGGRQTSDGDRVDIGRHGNGADSVRRGFLDPAAQLAPVASSVAARAATIAPEARGRAVVQALAQWVHREVRPDPSLAAAKSAERVLAERRAGAEGMATLFVDLARARGLTARVVGGVAVVGGTTYGHTWAEIRLDDAWVAVDPTFGQFPASASLLRIVSGGYGRAIDLVPLVGGAVIEPILSDAQP, from the coding sequence GTGAAGCTCGGCGCGTTTACCCGCCGTACCGCGGCACAAGTGATGTTGCTCGCCTGGGCTGCCGCGCTGGCCTGGCTGGCTCGCCGCGAGTTCGGCAAGACCGAGGCGGAGACCATCGCGGAGGCCACCGTTAGGCTCAACCCCGACGCGTTCTTCTATACCGTCAAGGCCGGCGACGTCCAGGTCGGCTACGCCAGTATCACCATCGATACGGCCGTAACCGGATTCCGGATTTCCCAGGTCATGGCGCTCGACGTGCCTGCCGAGGGCGATTCGATTCGGCGAATGACCCGCCGCACCGACATCCTGCTGTCGCGCAGTTTGCGTCTCATCAGTTTCGTCCGCACCGTCACCGGCGGGGGCCAGTTCGACGAACTTCGCGGTACGATCGAGGGCGATTCCCTGCTCCGCCTGGCGCAGCGGGACGGTCGCGACGGCCCTTCGAGCGAATGGGCGCTTCGGGTCTCCGGCGACGTCGCCCTGCCCGAGACGCTGCCCTATCGCCTGGCCTTTGCGAGGCGTCTCAGGGTCGGCCAGTCTGGCACCACCAACCTGCTCGACCTGACCACCGGCACCGTCAGTCGGCTCGACATCGCAGCGACGGCAGAGTCGCTGTTCGTCTTTGCCGACAGCGCGGTCGAATCCCGGAGCACCCGACTCTGGCAACCGGCGCGGCTCGATACCGTGGCCGCGTGGCGCCTCGAACATACCGGGAGCGGCACTCCGGAGGTGCTCTGGGTCGACGCCAACGGCAACCTGGTGGCGAGCCAGGCGCCCCTGGGTGTCCACCTGACCCGATCGGCCTTCGAACTGGTCAACATCAACTACCGTGCGGAGCTGGCCCGGAACCTCGCCGACCGCGCTCGGGTCGCCGCCATGCGAAGCTTGCTGGAAGCGGGCCTCCGCCTGCCGCGCTCCGACAGCGCCGAGTACCGGGTTCGGACCGTCGGCACGGCCGGGGCGCCGCAGACTACGTGGCTCACCGGCGGCCGCCAGACCTCGGACGGAGATCGCGTCGACATCGGTCGGCACGGTAACGGCGCTGACTCGGTTCGGCGCGGCTTCCTCGACCCTGCAGCCCAGCTCGCTCCGGTGGCGTCGAGCGTTGCGGCACGGGCTGCCACGATCGCCCCCGAGGCGCGCGGCCGCGCCGTGGTCCAGGCGCTGGCCCAATGGGTCCATCGAGAAGTTCGGCCTGACCCGTCGCTCGCCGCGGCCAAGTCTGCGGAGCGCGTCCTCGCCGAGCGGCGCGCCGGGGCGGAGGGCATGGCAACGCTGTTTGTCGACCTGGCGCGGGCGCGCGGATTGACTGCGCGAGTCGTGGGGGGGGTCGCCGTCGTCGGCGGTACCACGTATGGGCACACCTGGGCCGAGATCCGGCTGGATGACGCCTGGGTGGCCGTGGATCCGACGTTCGGGCAGTTCCCGGCGTCGGCGTCCTTGCTGCGCATCGTCTCCGGCGGGTATGGTCGCGCCATCGACCTGGTGCCACTGGTCGGTGGCGCCGTCATCGAACCGATTCTGTCGGATGCTCAACCATGA